ttgcagctgtaattgctgtaatTGCTGTAAAAAGGTGGCTctaacaaagtattgacttttggtGGGTgagtagttatgcatgctcaagttatttttgtcttatttcttgtttcacaaaatattttgcatcttcaaagtgttgtgttaatcaaatgatacaaacccccccaaaatacattttaattccaggttgtaaggcaacaaattaggaaaaatgccaaggggggtgaatacttttgcaagccactgtattatCATATGAAAGTTATTCTTACACTCATGTAAGACAACATTGATCAGATGTTTGTGTAGATAAGAATTCTCACGGTTCATTTCTGTTCTTCCCATAATATGAAAGGAGAGTTAAGATTGTGAACTATGATGATGACAATGAGAACAATGTGCGAGTGTCTTCACTTCCCATTTGTCAAATGACAGAGACCTGTCATTAGGCATACAGCTGTTGCGTAAGGTCAAGttcccaaaatatatatattttttattgatATTCCTTAAATCAATGTTATCTAATGGGGTGCAGGTTTAATTAAATCATGCATAAGCAGCGTTTTAAGCATGTAGGCTTTCTTGCTTAATCAAATCTAACACCTTCATTTTATAGTGCACTGAATTATTTAacatttgtcacgccctgatctgtttcacctgtctttgtgcttgtctccacccccccccctccaggtgtcgcccatctttccCATGacctgttttctgtttgtctgttgccagttagtcttgtttgtcaagcttaccCGCGTTTTGTCAAGCATACCCGCGTTTTGTCAAGCATACCCGCGTTTTGTCAAGCATACCCGCGTTTTGTCAAGCATACCCGCGTTTTGTCAAGCTTACCCGCGTTTTGTCAAGCTTACCCGCGTTTTGTCCGATCTGTTCCCAGCCGCTTttctcaccctcctggtttttgacccttgcctgtcctgaacccgcccgcctgaccactcagcctgcctgccgtcctgtaccttagcCCCATCTGGATTTCCGAACTCTGCCTGCCtcccgtcctgtacctttgcctctgttgctgtaataaacattgttacttcgatacggtctgggtcttaccttatccTGATATATTTATGCAGTTTGCAGCAGTACTAATTAAATTGTGGGTCGATGCAGCTTTTCTTCAGCATTTGCTCATCCTTTCTTTGTAACATTTATTGAAAAAGTATGGATACAGTTAATCTTAATTATAATAGCATAAACAAGGAGGAAATGTACTGTAGACATGAGGGGACAGATTTATCTCATGTcacaatgtttacatatcttacattactcgtctgtgtatatactgtattttataccctCTATTACACCTTTCTTatgccatcgctcattcatatatttatatgtacaatttctcattcacccctttagatttgtgtgtcttAGGTAGTGTTGGAGAATTGTTTACTTGTTAGCTATTACTGtgctgttggaactagaagcgcaagcattttgctacactcgcattaacatctgataaccatgtgtatgtgaccaataaactttgatttgagctTGCACTGTGTGTTTGCTGATGAATGCCCTGATCTCTGGCCAGTCAATTGGTTAAATTACATTGTTTCGTCTCTTAATCGCTTCTAATATATCTGAAAATTATGCAATAACCATGAATTTAACTGATTGTATATAATGAGTGATGTCCCACGTTAAACCTGGACACACAAATAGTAGGAATTTGCACTGGCTTCAGCCATGATGGCATGAGAGGGAAATTAAACATCTGCACATCGCCTGCAGGTGCGAATGTGTGTTTCTCTGTCCAATCCGAGGCTTGAATGTGATCTGAGAATGTTTGGTCTCTTGGGTATCTTGGGAAAGCCTCAAGGGAGAGCGGACAGTGCATTCTAAACAGAGACGCATATACTGGCCAAAAAGTTtaactttttctttttttttcgaAAAAAGTGAGGCGGGGCATCTGTTAAACAGTAATTCAACTTTGTCCGGCCTAAAACTAAATTTAAAAAGTAGCAcaaaataatgaggctatatacagaggttaccgagtcaatgtgcagggctacacgttagtcaaggtaatttgtccatgtaggtaggggtaatgtgaCTATACGTAGATagtaaacagcaagtagcagcaatgTAAAAACAAAGAGTGTCAATGCAaacagtccgggtggccatttgatgaattgttcagcagtcttatggcttggggtagatggtgttaaggagccttttggatctagacttggcgctccagtaccgtttgccgtgcggtagcagagtggGTGACTTGAGTCTTTGATAATGTTTTCGTCTTCCTCTGaaaccgcctagtatataggtcttggatggcaggaagctttgccacagtgatgtactgggctgtattcaCTACCCTCTGTGGCACCTTATGGTAGGATGCCGAGCAGGTGCCatgccaggcggtgatgcaaccggtcaggatgctctcgatggtgcagctgtacaactttttgaggatctggggtcccatgccaaatcttttgtcTCCTGAGGGTGaaaaggcgttgtcgtgccctcttcacggcatTCTTGGtgcgtttggaccatgatagttgatgtggacaccaaggaacttaactctTGAGCCGCTCCACTACAACCTCttcaatgtgaatgggggcgtgttcggccgtccttttcctgtagtccacgatcatctcctttgtcttgctcatgttgagggagaggttgttgtccaggcACCATGCTGCCAGgtccctgacctcctccctaaaggctgtctcatcgttgtcggtgattaggcctgccaccgttgtgtcgtcagcaaacttaatgttgTTGGAGTCCTGCTTGGCCACAcacagagtacaggaggggactgagggccCTGaggagcccccgtgttgaggatcagtgtggaagatgtgttgttgcccaccctcaccacctgggggtggcccgtcaggaagtccaggatccagttgcagagggaggtgtttagtcccagggtccttagcttagtgatgagctttggggGCACTATGTTGTCGAATGcttagctgtagtcaatgaacagcattctcacataggtgttccttttgtccaggtgggaaagggcagtgtggaaggCGATTAAGATTGcgccatctgtggatctgttggggcggtatggaaATTAGAATTGGTCTAGGGTTtccaggatgatggtgttgatgtgagtcatgaccggCCTTTGAaagtacttcatggctaccgatgtgagtgcaatggggtggtagtcatttaggcaggttaccttcgctttcttgggtacagggactacgatggtctgcttgaaacatgtcggtattacagactcggtcagggagaggttaaaaatgtcagtgaagacacttgccagttgtacatgtcctggtaatccctcTGGTCCAGTGGCCTtgggaatgttgacctgtttaaatatCTTGCTTATATCGGCTATGGagagcttgatcacacagtcgtccggaacagctggtgctcttatgtatggttcagtgttgcttgcctagaAGAGAGCATAAATGGCATTTAGTCCTTCTGGAttggctcgcgtcactgggcagctcgtggctgggtttccctttgcaagccctgccacatccggcgcgggtcagagccggtgtagtaggattcaatcttagtcctgtattgacgctctCCCCATAGATTTTGCAGTTACAtaatgtccccatgagtgactgAACACTGACCAACCCCTACACTCCGAATTTTACTCTTGCTGCCCcaacaccacagaaagcactgagctaggctgaaacagatgcattttggagctgccttactcaagaaagcaaaaaagagaccatattTGCATGCagctttattattatttttgtaaaaaaaaaatatgttgatTTTAAAcggatatgtgacacgtattaatgccaaaataacatgctaaACAGGtgtggctcaaaacaggtggggctctaccccgctctaaaacagtataaaaaataAATGCCTTCAGAAAGAAGGAAGCAAATCAGGTGAGAACCTTTAATAACCCCAATAATATGTGCCACGGCACCCAGAGTAAACCTGGTTGAGGGAACCAATCAGCTTGCAGAACACATTTGACTCACTGTAGCTGCAAGGGGAAATTGAGCTGCTCTTCACTTGTGATTGAGTAGAGAAGAGTTGAGTCATTACATACGGAAACAAAGCGAtgcataaaaacatcctaataaTAGACAGGCATTTGCAGTTTCATTAAACTTCCTTTTTTTGCTTGCTGGAAGCTAAAATACAGACAACGACCAGGCACTACTTATTTGATAAGGTTTTCAAAGCTCACAAGGGATCAACAGTAAATAATATGGTAAGTTAGATGAATTACAATTTTAACATTGAAGACGATTACCAAGACTATGTAGGATGTGCTTTTCTCAAGTGGCAAAAGGTATAATGAATCATTTGACAATATTATTATTTATAGGGGGAAGTAGAATTCAGTTTAACATCCATTTTACTGAATTGTTACATTCACAAATGCTTCTTCTAGGCAAAATGATGGTGCATAACTGCTATCCTGAAATTAGTGCAGAAAGTTTGGGCATGGTattttgaaaaacattttttggggggtgggtaCATCTTCCCATTCTAATTCAACTAATATGGTAGCTCAATTACTTTCATTTCTACTATTATGATAACATTGTACCACCAGTAGGAGTAGTAAAACGAATGGTAACAGCAATGAGCATTTTTTGGTAAATAAGGATTTTCTGAAATGAAGGCCACAAATGCCCAAATCTAAGGTCATCAatatttttaaataatttatTAAAGTGATATGATTATCTGATTTTGCTCACAATGTTATGTGCCTTCATTTAAATTGACTAACACCAATTGACACGTTGGATTTAGATGCACCAAATTGATAATTGTTAGCACATATTTTGTTATTGTTAGCACATTTTTCAACGCGGATGAAGAACAGCTTGGcacactgcctgtcaccaagctTTCCACGCACATGAAGTATGTCCTCACTGATGCTGTGGACATTCTAACCCCGTTAGatatttgtacctttatttaactaggcaagtcagttaagaacaaattcttattttacaatgacagcctaccccggccaaaccctcccttaacctggatgactctgggccaattgtgcgctgccctatggggcccttgatcacagccagttgtgatacagacgggatcgaaccagggtctgtagtggtgcctctagcactgagatgcagtgccttagaccactgtgccactacaTAAAAAGGTGGGCACAGATTGTGTCACAATCAGCTACATCCTTCCATGCATCAGAGGAATGACTAAACATCTAATCCGCtggttctcaatcctggtcctggggacccacaggggtgacacatttttgttttcgtcctagcactacacagctgactcaaatgatcaactcatcaaaaggctttgatgatttgaatcagctgtgtaatgctaggacgaaaaacaaaaatgtgcacccctttaggtccccaggaccaggatggaGAACCACTGACTAACCAATTGCTCCACAACGGAAAACTTGTCAAAAACCTGAAACAAGCAGTGGACAAGCACCTGACTGTATACGAGCTGAAGAAACCATACCAGATTGCCTTAGTCTTAGATACACACTTTAACTGGCATTGTGCAATGCCACTGAGAAGCCTACCTTTACCTCAGACATCAATTGTCTTACCACAAAGTTTACCAGCACTACACAAGATGTCCCACACGGTGAGCCACCACCTCCAGCAAAGAAAAGTCGATTGGACACGCTGTTTGGTTTCATGGAACAACCAAGTACGGCAGCATGTACTCCATATCTCATCACCCCTATCTTCCACCAACTACTGATCCTCTGAAATTCTGGAATACACAAAGTCAAACATACCCAACACTGAGCAGAATTGCTGTTGAGTACCTACATATCCCAGCATCCTCTGCAGCTGTGGGGTTGCTTTTCAGCATTGGAGGGCATATCTTCAGACCAGATCAATGTCCAACTCGCTTTCTGAATCCCtgatgtttttaaaaatgtaacatGGCATCTTGTCCTCTTTCATTAAACACCAATGTAATTTATGGGCTGCATATTGTGATTAAAAAATGAAATACGACTTATACATATTAAGTTGTTTGTTATTTCAAATGTAACTACTaagtacaatacattcacaactaTTTTCAAATGTATCCAAATAATGTAATATTTTTGGGAAAATACTGTCGTTCAAATACGTCTAATGATATGTAttttaatatattatatatacataccaatacTTTCCAAAttgtattttcaaatacattttataATTCAAGTACTTttaaaaaatacttttttttatatATGTATTGAAAAGTTTTTGAAATAcctgaaattgtttttttttaacccATTTCTGCATCATaatcataaaaaaatatattttaatagcTTTCTTGGTCTTATTGATCTATACAGTATATGAAATACTTTTGTTCACTGTCTAGCATTAAAAAACAGTAGATAGATATCTCTAAATCCCTAAAACATGTCACTACACCTCTACACGTCACTAGTGGGACAAGCCAATTTGCTAGCCCCCAGTAGTTTCTACAATGCATTCACATATATCTGTTGCAATAGAAAGGACTTACAATATAATGACCCTATTGCAATAGGGTGGCCATAAAATGTGTGAGTGTAGGTCTAAAGTCAACAAGTAAGTAATCATTATATTTCCATACTCACACGTGTGTACTGTTTGCTTGCAGGATGCTACCACCTGCTGGTTACAGTTGGCTCCATTGTTCCTATACCACTTCCTGGTACCTACCTCATGTCATTGGATGCCACGGCAGTTTCCATGTGACGTTACGGTCAATACTACCAATACCACGGATGACATCATCTTTAATTGTGAGGAGCGTCGACTGAAACATGTACCTGTTGGCATCACCTGGAATGTGACCGTGCTGGACCTATCAGAAAACAACATCAGAAATGTATCTCTTGATGCATTTTCTAATCTGGAGAACCTGACCCTTCTCAATCTCAACTGTGTCAACAAAAATGGTGACACACACTTCGCTGAAGGTGCCTTCAAGAATCTGACAAACCTGCAGGACCTAAGGCTTAATGGCAATGGCCTCATCAACATTCCTCAAATTCTCCCACTCATTCTGGACACACTCATGCTGGACAATAACAAGATCAATTTCTCGAATATGAGCAATCTTGTCGGTATACAACATGTGAAGGAGCTGTACTTATCCAAAAATTGCTATTACTGGAATCCCTGTGAGACTGACTTTACTATTGGATATGGCACCTTCTCAGTATTGACTAAGTTGAAGGTTTTGATGTTGGCCTATAATAATTTAACTCGTGTTCCAAAAGGACTGCCAAGCTCTATACAAGAATTACACCTCGATTCGAACAAGATACAGCAAATTGCTGAGGATGATTTCCTTGGACTAACCCATCTAACAATCCTGGAATTACAGGGAAACTGTCCACGATGCTCCAATGCTCCATATCCTTGTGTTCCCTGTCCTAATGATTCTCTGGATATTCATCCTCATGCATTTCATGGTCTTACACAGTTACAGACACTGCACCTAGCAGGCAACTCACTTCGTTTCATCAATAACTCCTGGTTTGAGAGCTTGAACAATCTTACACATCTGTTCCTGTCTTATAATTACTTAACCAATACTATCACCAGTGGAACCTTTTTTAGCTATCTACCAAAGCTAGAAAAGATTGATTTGTCATTTAATTATGATTTGCTTGCCTACCCTGAAACCCTACAGCTTTCAACAAACTTTTCACAATTGGTGTCTCTTACAACGTTACACATAATGGGTTTTGTTTTCAGGGAAATTCATTTAGAAACACTCAGACCGCTTTATGAACTCAAGCGTCTTTCAGTGTTGAACATCGGAACTAACTTTATTGTTCGATCTGATTCCCACATATTCAACAAATTCTCAAACTCAAGTCTCAAAGTCATATATCTTGCGGAAAACAGGCTTTATCCAATTTCAGTGAATGAGTCCCCAGGTTGTGGCACAGGCGGCAACTTAAAGTCGGTGTTGTACACGTCGCCACTGACTGGATATTATTCCAATTCAAGGGACTTTTCTTATGGAATAAATCACAACCTTGTGAAGCCAGAATGCTTTATCTCTGGTCGAGTGCTGGTCCTTAGTTCAAATAATCTCTTTTTCATTTCGCCAAAGCAATTTGAGGGCTATGGTGACATTGCATGTCTAAACTTGTCAAGAAATGGATTTTCAGCAGCACTGAACGGGACAGAGTTCACCTCATTACCAAACCTAAAATATCTCGACCTGTCCTTTAACAAGATTGACCTGGCCTATGACAACGCCTTCAAGGAATTAAAGAAACTCGAAATATTAGACCTAAGTTACAACAGCCACTATTTTGAAGTGTCTGGTGTGACACATAATTTACATTTTTTGAAAAATCTACCGACTTTGAAAGTATTGAATATGTCACACAATAACATTTTTACATTAACCACTAAGCAGATGACAAGCACATCTTTAAAAGAGCTTCAATTTCAACACAATTTGTTGGCTACATTAtggaaagagggggatgactcaTACAACAGCCTTTTTAAAAAGCTGACGAATTTGACCTATCTGGATATTTCATTTAACAGCATTGAGAAGATCCCATCAAAAGTCTATGAAAACATACCATATACCCTCCAAAAACTATGTATTAGTCATAATTCACTCTGCCATTTTGATTGGGATAAACTGGCAGGTTTTCAACAACTGAATTTCCTGGATCTAAGCTACAATTCTTTATTTCATGTGTCAGCAAATCTCTCAAACTTCACAGACACACTTCAGATTCTTGACTTAAGCCACAATCAGATTTTTCAACTCTCTCGTGGATTTCTTAGGGGTGCTCAAAGCCTTCAGATACTTGACCTCAGCTACAACCAACTGACTATCATCAATAAGACCACCTTCCTATCGGGCCCTGAAAACTACATGAAAACCTTGTCCTTGCAAGGTAATCCATTCCAGTGTACCTGTGATTTACTAGAGTTCATCCTGTGGATAAAAGATAACAAAAACGTGGAGATCCCCAGACTGGCCAGTGAGGTGACCTGCAACATGCCAGCCAAAATGAGAGGCCAACCAATGATACTGTTTAACATTAAAGAATGCAACGAGGACAACATAGCCTTCCTGATTTACTCCCTCTCCACTTCCTTGATCATATTCACTGTGGTCATCACTATGGCAGGGCATGTGTTTTATTGGGATGCCTcctatattctatactatctgAGGGCAAAGCTGAAGGGCTACCATTCGTTGAAGTCAACAACAACAGGCAATCTCTATGATGCCTTTGTTACCTACGACACCAGAGACCCATTGGTGTCAGACTGGGTACTGAACCAACTGCGGGTGCAgctggaagagaggggggagagacacctgcctctctgtctggaggAACGAGACTGGGCCCCCGGGGTCCCCCTAATAGACAACCTCTTCCAGAGCATTCGACAGAGCCGCAAGACTGTCTTTGTGCTGACCGAGGCTTACATCAGGACTGGGAACTTCAGGATGGCTGTGTACCTGGCCCACCAGAGGTTGCTGGATGAGAACATAGATGTGATTGTGTTGGTTCTCCTGGAACCCGTGCTGCAGCACTCTCACTTCCTCCTTCTGCGGCGGCGTCTGTGTGGAAGGAGTGTTCTAGAGTGGCCCCAGTCTGCAGCCGCTGAGACCTGGTTCTGGCAGCACCTAAGGAACGCTGTCAGGTTAGACAACCAGGTGATGTACAACAAGATCTACTCCAGGATCTTCACCAGCAAGTAGAGCACAGTCCAGACCAGAGACTCAAGAGGAAAATATCTTTCTCACACAAATAGACTGAGCAGTTACACACACAAACTGCGATACCTTTTACAAGctctgtctctgactatatcagTTTTTCTAACTCTTGCACTGAATAATATGGATGATACTGTACATCTGAAATCAACAATATGTATATCAATGTGCTATTCATTGTTCTAACACTATGGCCACCAGTAACTGTGCATTATAGTTGTGGTTCAGTTTTTCAGTTTTATGCTGTCTATGGGTAGTAGATAGTTCTATTCCTATTTGTTTTTGTCAATACATTCAAACTGCATGCCATTTGTAAGTAGATATCTGATTTTAAAAAGGATGACTTGGTGCAGTCTGTCTATGGGCATCCGTCTTTATATGATAACAGGAAGTGAACTAGTCTTAAGTTCCTGTTTCTTTAAGCTCAGATGAGGATGTGAATCTGAAGCCATGGTGCTAGCCTGTCAGTGGCACTTCTTTCTTAATTTCTTTTTACTTAGAAAACTATAGGCTACAGTGATTCAACTGAACCGGTATTGTTACAACACACTATTTTATTATATTAATCAACACATTGTTTAGGGAATCTCTTGTAAATGTGGACTATACATTGGACTACAGAGTCACAGCATCAAGGTCCCTTATGATAATTGAAAATGCATTATCTAAATGTAATCAATGACATAGGGATCTGTAAAATATTACAGTTGCATAGCCTCCAGACAGGTAGGCTTATGTTTCTAATGCAAACCAATAAACGCCAGTGTTACCACCTGATGTAATACTATGTAAATCCACAGGATGTCATCATTGAGACAATCAGTAAGAGTTACTTATGCGGTGACAGCGGACTGTTTTGTGTCGGCAGCGCAATGCTCTAATATCAAATCAGATCAAATGCAAGATCCAATACGTTAAACAAATAAAACCATAACTATTGTGTATGCTCTCTCGCTTGTAAATATTGATGTAATACGTATATATTCCAACCGAGATAAACTCAAGAGTGAAGGAACGTGACGTCATGTTACATTTGCATATTGCGGACTATAATAGACCTCGCTTGATTTACTCGCCTTCACTCGTTCTCTACGCAATCAGGATTGAGACACATCAGTAGCCAGTACAACTCCGGTGAGTGCACAAACACATTATTTGTTGTCATAAGCGCTGCATAGCCGGTTTTTCTAAATGACTTTACAGCAATACAATATGTTGGTTAAGCTAGGCTACAAATTGTCGAATCGCAGCAAAAAGGTGTAAAGCCAAATGCATTAGAGGATACTCACTTAAAATGTATATGTTGAAAGCCCTATTCAATGGCATGTAATTGTATCTTGTATACGTTTTTAAATGGCAAACCCAGTCTCGGGAAAGATGCTGAACCGACTCTTGAGTGTATCACATCCGgcggtgattgggagtcccatagggcggcgcacaattggcccagcgtcgtccgggtttggccggcgaaggtcgtcattataaataaaaatcttcataaccgacttgcctagttaaattaaatgtAGTTGGGATTTAGGCTTATGTCGGTTTTTGTAGCGTGGATGGACTGTAGACTCTGTTAATGTTGCATAAAACATTATCATGGGTTTTGGGGTGTGCTACAATGACAATATGAAAAGCAAAGTTCCAAAGGTTTTTCTGAAAGGTCGACTCCACTTGCTTCATACTGTCTTTTTGGGAT
Above is a genomic segment from Oncorhynchus nerka isolate Pitt River linkage group LG1, Oner_Uvic_2.0, whole genome shotgun sequence containing:
- the LOC115108358 gene encoding toll-like receptor 8 — translated: MDATTCWLQLAPLFLYHFLVPTSCHWMPRQFPCDVTVNTTNTTDDIIFNCEERRLKHVPVGITWNVTVLDLSENNIRNVSLDAFSNLENLTLLNLNCVNKNGDTHFAEGAFKNLTNLQDLRLNGNGLINIPQILPLILDTLMLDNNKINFSNMSNLVGIQHVKELYLSKNCYYWNPCETDFTIGYGTFSVLTKLKVLMLAYNNLTRVPKGLPSSIQELHLDSNKIQQIAEDDFLGLTHLTILELQGNCPRCSNAPYPCVPCPNDSLDIHPHAFHGLTQLQTLHLAGNSLRFINNSWFESLNNLTHLFLSYNYLTNTITSGTFFSYLPKLEKIDLSFNYDLLAYPETLQLSTNFSQLVSLTTLHIMGFVFREIHLETLRPLYELKRLSVLNIGTNFIVRSDSHIFNKFSNSSLKVIYLAENRLYPISVNESPGCGTGGNLKSVLYTSPLTGYYSNSRDFSYGINHNLVKPECFISGRVLVLSSNNLFFISPKQFEGYGDIACLNLSRNGFSAALNGTEFTSLPNLKYLDLSFNKIDLAYDNAFKELKKLEILDLSYNSHYFEVSGVTHNLHFLKNLPTLKVLNMSHNNIFTLTTKQMTSTSLKELQFQHNLLATLWKEGDDSYNSLFKKLTNLTYLDISFNSIEKIPSKVYENIPYTLQKLCISHNSLCHFDWDKLAGFQQLNFLDLSYNSLFHVSANLSNFTDTLQILDLSHNQIFQLSRGFLRGAQSLQILDLSYNQLTIINKTTFLSGPENYMKTLSLQGNPFQCTCDLLEFILWIKDNKNVEIPRLASEVTCNMPAKMRGQPMILFNIKECNEDNIAFLIYSLSTSLIIFTVVITMAGHVFYWDASYILYYLRAKLKGYHSLKSTTTGNLYDAFVTYDTRDPLVSDWVLNQLRVQLEERGERHLPLCLEERDWAPGVPLIDNLFQSIRQSRKTVFVLTEAYIRTGNFRMAVYLAHQRLLDENIDVIVLVLLEPVLQHSHFLLLRRRLCGRSVLEWPQSAAAETWFWQHLRNAVRLDNQVMYNKIYSRIFTSKMSSLRQSPVQLRSSASMSDKPDLAEVSNFDKTKLKKTETQEKNPLPTKETIEQEKQATA